One region of Streptomyces rishiriensis genomic DNA includes:
- a CDS encoding ABC transporter permease, giving the protein MTVMKTSMRNFYAHKGRMALSAVAVLLSVAFVCGTLVFTDTMNTTFDKLFASTSSDVTVSAKGASDTGETTSDNGKPPVMPASVLGAVRKADGVKSAEGTVFSTSATVVDADKDSLSPTSGAPTIVGNWNGNDARTMEITEGAAPKGSDQVMVDADTADKHHLKLGDEIGVITAVGTHTAKVSGIAAFQVTNPGAAIFYLDTKTAQETLVGESNVYTNVNVTAASGVSDAQLKKNVAAEIGADYKVQTAKETADANRESVGGFLDVMKYAMLGFAGIAFLVGIFLIINTFSMLVAQRTREIGLMRAIGSSRKQVNRSVLAEALLLGVVGSLLGVGAGVGIAVGLMKLMGMTGMNLSTDDLTVAWTTPVVGMVLGIVVTVLAAYLPARRAGKVSPMAALRDAGAPADAKASAVRAVIGLLLTGAGGFGLYLASAADKAAEGSLWLGLGVVLSLIGFVVIGPLLAGVVVRVLGAIVLRAFGPVGRMAERNALRNPRRTGATGAALMIGLALVACLSVVGSSMVASATEELDKSVGTDFIIQSDGGQLMTPQAVQAVKSTPGLERVTEYKWTEADFTTPDGKRLDKTAITAADPTYATDLRVETVAGNLADAYRPDSMSVHEKFAEDHKVTLGSKIAVAFENGSTARLTVRAITSSDAVIDQGAMYTSIDTLKKYVPADKLPLDTLVFATAKDGQQDAAYTSLKTALHDYPQYTVRDQTDYKQELKDQIGQLLNLIYGLLALAIIVAVLGVVNTLALSVVERTREIGLMRAIGLSRRQLRRMIRMESVVIALFGALLGLGLGMGWGATAQQLLALQGLNVLEIPWPTIIGVFIGSAFVGLFAALIPAFRAGRMNVLNAIATE; this is encoded by the coding sequence ATGACCGTCATGAAGACCTCGATGCGCAACTTCTACGCGCACAAGGGACGCATGGCCCTGTCGGCCGTGGCGGTCCTGCTGTCGGTGGCGTTCGTCTGCGGGACGCTCGTCTTCACCGACACGATGAACACCACCTTCGACAAGCTCTTCGCCAGCACCTCCTCCGATGTGACGGTGAGCGCGAAGGGCGCCTCGGACACCGGCGAGACGACGTCCGACAACGGCAAGCCGCCGGTCATGCCGGCCTCCGTGCTCGGTGCGGTCCGCAAGGCGGACGGGGTGAAGTCGGCGGAGGGGACCGTCTTCTCGACCTCCGCGACCGTCGTCGACGCCGACAAGGACAGCCTGTCGCCCACCAGCGGCGCGCCCACCATCGTCGGCAACTGGAACGGCAACGACGCCCGCACCATGGAGATCACCGAAGGTGCGGCGCCCAAGGGCTCCGACCAGGTGATGGTGGACGCGGACACCGCCGACAAGCACCACCTGAAGCTCGGCGACGAGATCGGCGTGATCACCGCGGTCGGCACGCACACCGCGAAGGTCTCCGGCATCGCCGCCTTCCAGGTCACCAACCCCGGCGCGGCGATCTTCTACCTGGACACGAAGACCGCCCAGGAAACCCTGGTCGGCGAGTCGAACGTCTACACGAACGTCAATGTGACGGCCGCGTCCGGCGTGAGCGACGCCCAGCTGAAGAAGAACGTGGCGGCCGAGATCGGCGCCGACTACAAGGTGCAGACCGCCAAGGAGACCGCCGACGCCAACCGAGAGAGCGTCGGAGGCTTCCTGGACGTGATGAAGTACGCGATGCTCGGTTTCGCCGGGATCGCCTTCCTCGTCGGCATCTTCCTGATCATCAACACCTTCTCCATGCTGGTCGCGCAGCGCACCCGGGAGATCGGCCTGATGCGGGCCATCGGCTCCAGCCGCAAGCAGGTCAACCGGTCGGTGCTCGCGGAGGCCCTGCTGCTCGGCGTGGTCGGCTCGCTCCTCGGCGTCGGCGCGGGCGTCGGCATCGCGGTCGGCCTGATGAAGCTCATGGGCATGACCGGCATGAACCTGTCCACGGACGACCTGACGGTCGCCTGGACGACCCCGGTGGTCGGCATGGTCCTCGGCATCGTCGTCACGGTGCTCGCGGCCTACCTCCCGGCCCGCCGGGCCGGCAAGGTCTCCCCGATGGCCGCGCTGCGCGACGCCGGCGCCCCCGCCGACGCCAAGGCGAGCGCCGTACGGGCCGTCATCGGCCTGCTCCTCACCGGCGCCGGCGGCTTCGGCCTCTACCTCGCCTCCGCCGCCGACAAGGCCGCAGAGGGCTCGCTCTGGCTGGGCCTGGGCGTGGTGCTGAGCCTCATCGGCTTCGTGGTGATCGGCCCGCTGCTGGCCGGCGTGGTGGTCCGGGTGCTCGGCGCGATCGTGCTGCGGGCCTTCGGACCGGTCGGACGGATGGCGGAGCGCAACGCGCTGCGCAACCCGCGCCGTACCGGCGCCACGGGCGCGGCCCTGATGATCGGCCTCGCGCTGGTCGCCTGTCTGTCGGTGGTCGGCTCCTCCATGGTCGCCTCCGCCACGGAGGAGCTCGACAAGAGCGTCGGCACGGACTTCATCATCCAGAGTGACGGCGGTCAGCTGATGACCCCGCAGGCGGTGCAGGCCGTGAAGTCGACGCCCGGCCTCGAGCGGGTCACCGAGTACAAGTGGACCGAGGCCGACTTCACCACGCCGGACGGCAAGCGGCTCGACAAGACGGCGATCACGGCGGCCGACCCGACCTACGCGACCGACCTGCGCGTCGAGACCGTCGCCGGCAACCTCGCCGACGCCTACCGTCCCGACTCGATGTCCGTCCACGAGAAGTTCGCCGAGGACCACAAGGTCACCCTCGGTTCCAAGATCGCCGTGGCCTTCGAGAACGGTTCCACGGCCCGGCTGACGGTCCGCGCGATCACCAGTAGCGACGCCGTCATCGACCAGGGCGCGATGTACACGTCCATCGACACCCTCAAGAAGTACGTTCCGGCCGACAAGCTGCCGCTCGACACGCTGGTCTTCGCCACGGCGAAGGACGGGCAGCAGGACGCCGCGTACACGTCCCTGAAGACGGCGCTGCACGACTACCCGCAGTACACCGTCCGGGACCAGACCGACTACAAGCAGGAGCTCAAGGACCAGATCGGCCAGCTGCTGAACCTGATCTACGGCCTGCTCGCCCTCGCGATCATCGTCGCGGTGCTGGGCGTGGTGAACACCCTCGCCCTGTCGGTGGTCGAGCGCACGAGGGAGATCGGCCTGATGCGGGCGATCGGCCTCTCCCGCCGCCAGCTGCGCCGCATGATCCGCATGGAGTCGGTCGTCATCGCCCTCTTCGGCGCGCTCCTCGGCCTCGGCCTGGGCATGGGCTGGGGGGCCACCGCCCAGCAGCTCCTCGCCCTCCAGGGCCTGAACGTTCTCGAGATTCCGTGGCCGACGATCATCGGCGTGTTCATCGGCTCCGCCTTCGTGGGCCTGTTCGCCGCACTGATCCCGGCGTTCCGCGCGGGCCGCATGAACGTCCTGAACGCGATCGCGACGGAGTAG
- a CDS encoding MFS transporter, with the protein MGDIRPATREAAPPAAPHRRRAVVAALMLSMALAALDSTVVSTAVPQIVGDLGGFSVFSWLFSGYLLAVTVTLPVYGKLSDTFGRKPVLVVGAVLFLLGSLLCALAWNMGALIAFRIVQGLGGGALQGTVQTLAADLYPLKERPKIQSKLSTVWAVSAIAGPGLGGVLAAYADWRWIFLINLPIGAVALWLIVRHLHEPQRQSSTPGEAPPARARAGGASRARARVDWAGALAVFACGGVLLTALVQGGVAWPWLSGPSLALFGTGLALAGLVVVIERRAAEPIIPGWVWRRRTIAAVNLALGALGLLMVAPTVFLPTYAQSVLGLEPVTAGFVLSVWTLSWPLSAALSQHVYRRIGFRDTALLGIGAATLILLAFPFLPYPGEAWQPALLMLVLGAALGLFQLPLLIGVQSTVGWSERGTTTASVLFCRQSGQTIGASVFGAVANGVLAARLGGAGDLDSVTRSLAAGTAPEAVRDAVASAVHAVYLGAACAAALAFLVLLCVAPRRFPVLQD; encoded by the coding sequence GTGGGGGACATCCGACCGGCGACACGCGAGGCCGCGCCGCCGGCCGCACCGCACCGACGGCGAGCGGTCGTCGCCGCCCTCATGCTCTCCATGGCGCTGGCCGCCCTCGACTCGACCGTGGTCTCCACGGCCGTCCCGCAGATCGTCGGCGACCTGGGCGGGTTCTCGGTCTTCTCCTGGCTGTTCTCCGGCTATCTGCTCGCCGTGACGGTCACCCTGCCCGTCTACGGCAAGCTGTCCGACACCTTCGGCCGCAAGCCGGTGCTGGTCGTCGGGGCGGTCCTCTTCCTGCTCGGCTCACTGCTGTGCGCCCTGGCCTGGAACATGGGAGCGCTGATCGCGTTCCGCATCGTGCAGGGTCTGGGCGGCGGGGCGCTGCAAGGCACGGTGCAGACGCTCGCCGCCGACCTGTATCCCCTGAAGGAGCGGCCGAAGATCCAGTCGAAACTGTCCACGGTGTGGGCGGTCTCGGCGATCGCGGGGCCCGGCCTGGGCGGGGTCCTGGCCGCCTACGCGGACTGGCGCTGGATCTTCCTCATCAACCTGCCGATCGGAGCGGTGGCGTTGTGGCTGATCGTCCGTCACCTGCACGAGCCGCAGCGGCAGTCGTCGACACCCGGTGAGGCGCCACCCGCACGCGCGCGTGCGGGTGGCGCCTCGCGGGCACGCGCGCGTGTCGACTGGGCGGGCGCGCTGGCCGTGTTCGCGTGCGGCGGGGTGCTGCTGACCGCGCTGGTGCAGGGCGGAGTCGCGTGGCCGTGGCTGTCGGGGCCCTCACTGGCCCTGTTCGGTACCGGTCTCGCGCTGGCCGGGCTCGTCGTCGTCATCGAACGCCGGGCCGCGGAACCGATCATCCCCGGCTGGGTGTGGCGCCGCCGCACGATCGCGGCGGTCAACCTCGCACTGGGCGCGCTGGGTCTGCTGATGGTGGCCCCGACGGTGTTCCTGCCGACGTACGCCCAGTCGGTGCTGGGCCTGGAACCGGTGACCGCCGGGTTCGTCCTGTCCGTCTGGACCCTGAGCTGGCCGCTCTCCGCGGCCCTCAGCCAGCACGTCTACCGGCGCATCGGCTTCCGGGACACGGCGCTGCTGGGCATCGGCGCGGCGACGCTGATCCTCCTCGCGTTCCCGTTCCTGCCCTATCCCGGCGAGGCCTGGCAGCCGGCCCTGCTGATGCTGGTGCTCGGCGCCGCGCTGGGCCTCTTCCAGCTCCCGCTGCTGATCGGTGTGCAGTCGACGGTGGGCTGGTCGGAACGCGGCACCACGACCGCGTCCGTGCTGTTCTGCCGTCAGAGCGGGCAGACGATCGGCGCGTCGGTGTTCGGCGCGGTCGCCAACGGGGTGCTGGCGGCCCGGCTGGGCGGCGCGGGCGACCTGGACTCCGTCACCCGCTCCCTCGCCGCCGGCACGGCGCCCGAGGCGGTCCGGGACGCCGTCGCGAGCGCCGTGCACGCCGTCTATCTGGGCGCGGCCTGCGCGGCGGCACTCGCCTTCCTGGTGCTGCTGTGCGTGGCCCCACGACGGTTTCCGGTCCTGCAGGACTGA
- a CDS encoding TetR/AcrR family transcriptional regulator yields MNDRPYHHGDLRRAVLVAALDVIATDGPAGLSLRDLARRAGVSHAAPAHHFRDRTGLLTAIAAEGHGLLAAALTEATDLRDAGARYVRFAREHPAHFQVMFSPELLRADDLELTTARALSAAALTDAVTTGAPAGDGPDARLARIAVWSLAHGFATLLLGHNLDGLLDGEDPEAVLRALPMMLTPPA; encoded by the coding sequence ATGAACGACCGCCCCTACCACCACGGTGACCTGCGGCGCGCCGTCCTGGTCGCCGCCCTCGACGTCATCGCGACCGACGGCCCCGCCGGACTGAGCCTGCGCGACCTGGCCCGCCGCGCAGGTGTCTCGCACGCGGCTCCGGCCCACCACTTCCGCGACCGCACCGGTCTGCTGACGGCGATCGCCGCGGAAGGACACGGACTGCTGGCCGCGGCGCTCACGGAGGCGACGGATCTGCGGGACGCGGGCGCGCGCTACGTCCGCTTCGCGCGCGAACACCCGGCGCACTTCCAGGTGATGTTCTCGCCCGAGCTGCTGCGCGCCGACGACCTTGAGCTGACCACGGCCCGCGCCCTGTCCGCCGCCGCCCTGACCGACGCCGTCACCACCGGTGCGCCCGCCGGGGACGGCCCGGACGCGCGGCTGGCCCGTATCGCCGTCTGGTCCCTCGCCCACGGCTTCGCCACGCTGCTGCTCGGCCACAACCTCGACGGCCTCCTGGACGGCGAGGACCCGGAGGCGGTGCTCCGCGCCCTGCCGATGATGCTGACGCCCCCGGCCTGA
- the mfd gene encoding transcription-repair coupling factor — translation MSLHGLLDAVVKDTALSEAIPAAADGNRMHVDLVGPPAARPFAIAALARETGRTVLAVTATGREAEDLAAALRSLLPPDGVVEYPSWETLPHERLSPRSDTVGRRLAVLRRLAHPRPDDPETGPVSVVVAPVRSVLQPQVKGLGDLEPVALRTGRTADLNEIVEALAAAAYARVELVEKRGEFAVRGGILDVFPPTEEHPLRVEFWGDDVEEIRYFKVADQRSLEVAEHGLWAPPCRELLLTEDVRTRARALAEEHPELGDLLGRIAEGIAVEGMESLAPVLVDDMELLIDVLPKGAMAVVCDPERVRTRATDLVATSQEFLHASWAATAGGGEAPIDVGAASLWSIADVRDHARELDMMWWSVSPFAADEELDAGTLKLGMHAPETYRGDTAKALADTKGWLADGWRVAFVTEAHGPAARTVEVLGGEGVAARLDADLTDLGPSVVHVSCGSIDYGFVDPALRLAVLTETDLSGQKAAGKDGARMPARRRKTIDPLTLEAGDYIVHEQHGVGRYIEMAQRTVQGATREYLVVEYAPAKRGQPGDRLYIPTDQLEQITKYVGGEAPTLHRLGGADWTKTKARAKKAVKEIAADLIKLYSARMAAPGHAFGTDTPWQRELEDAFPYVETPDQLTTIAEVKDDMEKTVPMDRLICGDVGYGKTEIAVRAAFKAVQDGKQVAVLVPTTLLVQQHFGTFSERYAQFPVNVRALSRFQTDTEAKATLEGLREGAVDIVIGTHRLFSSETKFKDLGLVIVDEEQRFGVEHKEQLKKLRANVDVLTMSATPIPRTLEMAVTGIREMSTITTPPEERHPVLTFVGPYEQRQIGAAIRRELLREGQVFYIHNRVESIDRAAARLREIVPEARIATAHGQMSETALEQVVVDFWEKKFDVLVSTTIVESGIDISNANTLIVERGDTFGLSQLHQLRGRVGRGRERGYAYFLYPPEKPLTETAHERLATIAQHTEMGAGMYVAMKDLEIRGAGNLLGGEQSGHIAGVGFDLYVRMVGEAVADYRRQLESGGVEEEPPLEVRIELPVDAHVPHDYAPGERLRLQAYRSIASANSEEDVKAVREELVDRYGKLPEPVENLLLVAGLRMLARACGVGDIVLQGANIRFAPVELRESQELRLKRLYPGTVIKPAAHQILVPRPKTAKVGGKPLVGRELLGWVGELLASVLGS, via the coding sequence ATGAGCCTGCACGGTCTGCTCGACGCCGTCGTCAAGGACACCGCCCTCTCGGAAGCGATCCCCGCGGCCGCCGACGGCAACCGCATGCACGTCGACCTGGTCGGCCCCCCGGCGGCCCGCCCCTTCGCCATCGCCGCCCTCGCCCGCGAGACCGGCCGCACGGTCCTCGCGGTGACGGCAACCGGGCGCGAGGCCGAGGACCTGGCCGCCGCCCTGCGCTCGCTGCTCCCACCGGACGGCGTCGTGGAGTACCCCTCCTGGGAGACGCTCCCGCACGAGCGCCTCAGCCCGCGCAGCGACACCGTGGGCCGGCGCCTCGCCGTGCTGCGCCGCCTGGCCCACCCGCGCCCCGACGACCCGGAGACCGGTCCCGTCTCGGTCGTCGTGGCACCGGTCCGCTCGGTGCTCCAGCCGCAGGTCAAGGGCCTCGGCGACCTGGAGCCCGTGGCCCTGCGCACCGGCCGTACGGCTGACCTGAACGAGATCGTCGAAGCCCTCGCCGCGGCCGCCTACGCGCGCGTGGAGCTCGTCGAGAAGCGGGGCGAGTTCGCCGTACGTGGCGGCATCCTGGACGTGTTCCCGCCCACCGAGGAACACCCGCTGCGCGTCGAGTTCTGGGGCGACGACGTCGAGGAGATCCGCTACTTCAAGGTCGCCGACCAGCGCTCCCTGGAAGTCGCCGAGCACGGCCTGTGGGCCCCGCCGTGCCGTGAACTGCTGTTGACGGAAGACGTGCGCACGCGTGCGCGTGCCCTCGCCGAGGAGCACCCCGAGCTGGGCGACCTGCTCGGCAGGATCGCCGAGGGCATCGCGGTCGAGGGCATGGAGTCCCTGGCCCCGGTGCTGGTCGACGACATGGAGCTGCTGATCGACGTCCTGCCCAAGGGCGCGATGGCCGTCGTCTGCGACCCGGAGCGGGTACGCACGCGTGCCACCGACCTCGTGGCCACGTCCCAGGAGTTCCTGCACGCCTCCTGGGCGGCCACCGCCGGCGGCGGCGAGGCACCCATCGACGTCGGCGCGGCCTCCCTGTGGTCCATCGCGGACGTCCGTGACCACGCGCGCGAGCTGGACATGATGTGGTGGTCGGTGTCACCGTTCGCGGCCGACGAGGAGCTGGACGCCGGCACGCTGAAGCTCGGCATGCACGCCCCCGAGACCTACCGGGGGGACACCGCGAAGGCGCTGGCCGACACCAAGGGCTGGCTGGCCGACGGCTGGCGGGTCGCCTTCGTCACCGAGGCGCACGGCCCGGCGGCCCGCACGGTCGAGGTGCTCGGCGGTGAGGGCGTGGCGGCCCGCCTGGACGCCGACCTGACCGATCTCGGTCCCTCCGTGGTGCACGTCTCCTGCGGCTCGATCGACTACGGCTTCGTCGATCCGGCGCTGCGCCTCGCCGTGCTCACGGAGACCGACCTGTCGGGCCAGAAGGCGGCCGGCAAGGACGGCGCCCGGATGCCCGCGCGCCGCCGGAAGACCATCGACCCGCTCACCCTGGAGGCGGGCGACTACATCGTCCACGAGCAGCACGGTGTGGGCCGCTACATCGAGATGGCGCAGCGCACGGTCCAGGGCGCCACACGCGAGTACCTGGTCGTGGAGTACGCGCCCGCCAAGCGCGGCCAGCCCGGCGACCGCCTCTACATCCCCACCGACCAGCTGGAGCAGATCACCAAGTACGTCGGCGGTGAGGCGCCCACCCTGCACCGCCTCGGCGGCGCCGACTGGACGAAGACCAAGGCGCGCGCGAAGAAGGCGGTCAAGGAGATCGCCGCCGACCTGATCAAGCTGTACAGCGCGCGGATGGCGGCCCCCGGTCACGCCTTCGGCACGGACACCCCCTGGCAGCGCGAGCTGGAGGACGCCTTCCCCTACGTGGAGACGCCCGACCAGCTCACCACCATCGCCGAAGTCAAGGACGACATGGAGAAGACGGTCCCCATGGACCGCCTGATCTGCGGCGACGTCGGCTACGGCAAGACGGAGATCGCCGTCCGGGCCGCCTTCAAGGCCGTCCAGGACGGCAAGCAGGTCGCCGTGCTCGTGCCCACCACCCTTCTCGTGCAGCAGCACTTCGGCACGTTCAGCGAGCGGTACGCGCAGTTCCCGGTCAACGTCAGGGCGCTGTCCCGCTTCCAGACGGACACGGAGGCGAAGGCCACGCTGGAGGGGCTGCGCGAGGGCGCGGTGGACATCGTCATCGGCACCCACCGCCTGTTCTCCTCCGAGACGAAGTTCAAGGACCTCGGCCTGGTCATCGTCGACGAGGAGCAGCGCTTCGGCGTCGAGCACAAGGAGCAGCTGAAGAAGCTGCGCGCGAACGTGGACGTCCTGACGATGTCGGCGACCCCCATCCCCAGGACCCTGGAGATGGCGGTGACGGGCATCCGCGAGATGTCGACGATCACCACGCCCCCGGAGGAGCGCCACCCGGTGCTCACTTTCGTCGGCCCCTACGAGCAGCGGCAGATCGGCGCCGCCATCCGCCGCGAACTGCTGCGCGAGGGCCAGGTCTTCTACATCCACAACCGGGTCGAGTCGATCGACCGCGCGGCGGCGCGGCTGCGCGAGATCGTGCCCGAGGCGCGCATCGCCACCGCGCACGGCCAGATGTCGGAGACGGCGCTGGAGCAGGTCGTCGTCGACTTCTGGGAGAAGAAGTTCGATGTGCTCGTCTCGACGACGATCGTCGAGTCCGGCATCGACATCTCCAACGCGAACACGCTGATCGTGGAGCGCGGGGACACCTTCGGCCTGTCCCAGCTGCACCAGCTGCGCGGTCGGGTCGGACGAGGGCGCGAACGCGGCTACGCCTACTTCCTCTACCCCCCGGAGAAGCCCCTCACGGAGACCGCCCACGAGCGTCTCGCCACGATCGCCCAGCACACCGAGATGGGCGCGGGCATGTACGTGGCCATGAAGGACCTGGAGATCCGGGGCGCCGGAAACCTGCTCGGCGGCGAACAGTCCGGCCACATCGCGGGCGTCGGCTTCGACCTGTACGTCCGGATGGTCGGCGAGGCGGTCGCGGACTACCGGCGTCAGCTGGAGTCCGGCGGGGTCGAGGAGGAGCCGCCGCTCGAGGTCAGGATCGAGCTGCCCGTCGACGCGCACGTCCCGCACGACTACGCGCCCGGCGAGCGGCTGCGCCTCCAGGCCTACCGGTCCATCGCCTCCGCCAACTCGGAGGAGGACGTCAAGGCGGTCCGCGAGGAACTCGTCGACCGCTACGGCAAGTTGCCGGAACCGGTGGAGAACCTGCTGCTGGTGGCGGGGCTGCGGATGCTGGCACGCGCGTGCGGCGTCGGCGACATCGTGCTCCAGGGCGCCAACATCCGCTTCGCCCCGGTGGAGTTGCGCGAGTCGCAGGAGCTGCGCCTGAAGCGGCTCTACCCCGGGACCGTCATCAAGCCGGCCGCGCACCAGATCCTGGTGCCCCGCCCGAAGACCGCGAAGGTCGGCGGCAAGCCGCTGGTCGGGCGCGAACTGCTGGGCTGGGTGGGTGAGTTGCTGGCGTCGGTGCTGGGCTCGTAG
- a CDS encoding DUF485 domain-containing protein has product MSHDPSHPGPTYPWQPPPRPPEPPRRRPADHAPLGRHSDLRLLRGAYRRQRRVATLTALGYFVVFLILSAFAPSLMTYRVATGLPAGLLLALLQLPVTFLAIALYERTARRHVDPLAERIRKLSEIDAKRDARATRTREAGR; this is encoded by the coding sequence ATGTCACACGACCCGTCACACCCCGGCCCGACCTATCCATGGCAGCCGCCACCCCGGCCGCCCGAGCCACCTCGGCGACGGCCGGCCGACCACGCCCCGCTCGGGCGCCACAGCGACCTGCGGCTCCTGCGCGGCGCCTACCGCCGCCAGCGGCGGGTGGCCACACTCACCGCGCTCGGCTACTTCGTCGTCTTCCTGATCCTGTCGGCGTTCGCGCCGTCCCTGATGACCTACAGGGTCGCCACCGGCCTTCCCGCGGGACTGCTGCTCGCCCTGCTCCAACTCCCGGTCACCTTCCTTGCGATCGCCCTGTACGAGCGGACCGCCCGCCGTCACGTGGACCCGCTCGCGGAGCGCATCCGCAAACTCTCCGAGATCGACGCCAAGCGGGACGCGCGCGCAACCCGCACCAGGGAGGCCGGACGATGA
- a CDS encoding ABC transporter ATP-binding protein — MTSAVTIPRHGGTGGRTAVAARARQVVKAYGSGETRVVALDHVDVDIDRGRFTAIMGPSGSGKSTLMHCLAGLDTVSSGQIYLDETEITGLKDKKLTKLRRDRIGFIFQAFNLLPTLNALENITLPMDIAGRKPDKAWLNQVVETVGLADRLRHRPTQLSGGQQQRVAVARALAARPEIIFGDEPTGNLDSRAGAEVLGFLRRSVDELGQTIVMVTHDPVAASYADRVLYLADGRIVDEMVKPTAETVLDRMKDFDARGRTS, encoded by the coding sequence GTGACTTCGGCTGTGACCATTCCCAGGCACGGGGGCACTGGAGGGCGTACGGCCGTAGCCGCGCGAGCGCGCCAGGTCGTCAAGGCGTACGGATCCGGTGAGACCCGTGTCGTCGCCCTGGACCACGTCGACGTGGACATCGACCGCGGTCGGTTCACCGCGATCATGGGCCCCTCGGGGTCCGGCAAGTCCACGCTGATGCACTGCCTCGCCGGTCTCGACACCGTCTCGTCCGGGCAGATCTACCTGGACGAGACCGAGATCACCGGGCTCAAGGACAAGAAGCTCACCAAACTGCGCCGGGACCGGATCGGGTTCATCTTCCAGGCGTTCAACCTGCTGCCCACGCTCAACGCACTGGAGAACATCACGCTGCCGATGGACATCGCCGGCCGCAAGCCGGACAAGGCGTGGCTGAACCAGGTCGTGGAGACCGTCGGGCTCGCCGACCGGCTCAGGCACCGGCCCACCCAGCTCTCCGGCGGCCAGCAGCAGCGCGTCGCCGTGGCCCGCGCCCTCGCGGCCCGCCCGGAGATCATCTTCGGCGACGAGCCGACCGGAAACCTCGACTCCCGCGCGGGCGCCGAGGTCCTGGGCTTCCTGCGCCGTTCGGTGGACGAACTGGGCCAGACCATCGTGATGGTCACGCACGACCCGGTGGCCGCCTCCTACGCGGACCGGGTGCTGTACCTGGCGGACGGCCGGATCGTCGACGAGATGGTCAAGCCGACCGCAGAGACCGTCCTGGACCGGATGAAGGACTTCGACGCGCGGGGGCGTACGTCATGA